A DNA window from Bubalus bubalis isolate 160015118507 breed Murrah chromosome 22, NDDB_SH_1, whole genome shotgun sequence contains the following coding sequences:
- the LOC102415683 gene encoding olfactory receptor-like protein OLF2: MDGENCTSLKEFLLLGISSSPDIKVTLFTTFLVVYLIILVANLRMIVLVRTDPQLHTSMYFFLSHLSFSDLCYSTAIGLRMLAGFLIKNKSIPFYGCALQFLIFCTFAESECLLLAVMAYNRYMAISNPLLYTVKMSGKVCSLLMAGVYMVRVMDALINTILTFHLCFCGSNEINHFSCDVPPLLLLSCSDTQVNELVIFIIFGFIELITLSGLFVSYCYIILAVIKIHSAEGRFKAFSTCTSHLTALVIFQGTLLFMYFRPSTSYSLDEDKMTSLF, encoded by the exons atggaTGGGGAAAATTGCACTTCCTTGAAAGAATTCCTTCTCTTGGGAATTAGTAGTAGCcctgat atCAAAGTGACTCTATTTACCACATTTCTGGTTGTTTATCTTATTATTCTTGTTGCAAATCTCAGGATGATCGTTTTAGTTAGAACAGACCCCCAGCTGCACACatccatgtactttttcctcagcCACCTCTCCTTCAGTGACCTCTGCTATTCCACAGCCATTGGACTCAGGATGCTGGCAGGCTTCCTCATCAAGAACAAATCAATCCCCTTCTATGGCTGTGCTCTGCAATTCCTGATCTTCTGTACCTTTGCAGAGTCTGAGTGTCTACTGTTGGCGGTCATGGCCTACAATCGGTACATGGCTATTAGCAACCCCTTGCTTTATACAGTCAAGATGTCTGGCAAGGTGTGCTCCCTGCTGATGGCTGGGGTTTATATGGTGAGAGTTATGGATGCTTTGATAAATACAATATTAACCTTCCACTTATGTTTCTGTGGGTCAAATGAAATTAACCATTTCTCCTGTGAtgtccctcctctcctcttgCTATCTTGCTCAGATACACAGGTCAATGAATTAGtgatatttatcatttttggCTTCATTGAACTGATCACCCTCTCAGGTCTTTTTGTGTCTTACTGTTACATCATCCTAGCAGTGATAAAGATCCACTCTGCTGAGGGGAGGTTCAAGGCTTTCTCCACCTGCACCTCCCACCTAACTGCTTTGGTAATTttccagggaactctgctcttcATGTATTTCAGGCCAAGTACTTCCTACTCTCTAGACGAAGACAAAATGACCTCCTTGTTTTAG